From a single Labrenzia sp. PHM005 genomic region:
- the rsfS gene encoding ribosome silencing factor — MSTPLKASVGADLAAGLLDTVLASLEDSKAEDLVTLDIAGKSSLADHMVIVSGRSHRHVGAIADHVQRDLKSAGHGNPTVEGQTTCDWVLIDAGDVIIHIFRPEVRGFYNLEKMWAPETDEAPQFIG, encoded by the coding sequence ATGTCCACTCCTCTGAAGGCTTCCGTAGGCGCAGACCTTGCGGCAGGCCTCCTCGATACGGTTCTTGCGAGCTTAGAAGATTCCAAAGCCGAGGACCTCGTTACTCTCGACATCGCAGGAAAAAGTTCCCTGGCAGATCACATGGTGATTGTGTCCGGACGCTCCCATCGTCATGTTGGGGCGATTGCGGACCATGTGCAGCGCGATCTGAAATCTGCAGGGCACGGCAATCCAACTGTGGAAGGCCAAACCACTTGCGACTGGGTACTGATTGATGCAGGCGATGTGATCATTCACATCTTCCGTCCTGAAGTTCGTGGCTTTTACAATCTGGAAAAGATGTGGGCCCCGGAAACGGATGAAGCTCCGCAGTTCATCGGCTAA